AAaaattttgcatatgaaaccggaggagttgtacttacatctgatgccatcagcttgtcctcggtcacagtttccttccacatatagctttgcaaaactgcataaaaagcacttgcagcaacacaaacataatattccagaaacacgctttgccgatccgatcagctgtttgtaacacttcctacgttggaatagacgtcagcgcaaactatcgcatgtccgccatgaccttcccgaaaccggaagtgacatcattgtcgcggaaatgtagttttttaccatcagggcctcatgagcttacacttgtgtttttaaaagttatgtttgactttatgactttctgtgtcgtttctgggatgctgaggactcatattgcactgctttaaatagtttattttgatgcttatgctgcttttttataatatttattttcgtttttcctgcagtatataaaaattggtgtatttcaaaaataaaactatgaagacactcaaaataaatttcctgtggtgggaaactatcttgtgcaacttttttgtatttacagttttgagggataagcctcttaaatttctctaactagaaaaatatgttaaaaaaacaaaaacgattttaaatttttttgtagttttttgcaatttatgtaatcactatgcacctaatgcagacatattattcaaatctgggctataatggttgtattgatgtatagcaacttgaaatgctcccaaaaatggctccacagcatgtaaacatataaaataagctctggtggacttggttctatggtcggtcttaaagggttaagcatGAACTGCATCAGGTCAGCTGTGAGCTGCTTGTCGGTTACATGGTGTTAAGTACAGTGTCATCATTTCCTGTGACTGTTGTTGCTGCAACGATTAAAGTGAGCTTCTCCATCCTAGAAGGGAACCATGCCTTCTTCTGCAACCAGTGCTCAATGGGTTTCCTGACAGAGTCCTCGCTGACGGAGCACATTCAGCAGACACACTGCACCTCCGCAACAGGTGGAGGAAGTGCATCAGGTGGAGCGGTGGCCAAACTCGAGTCTCCCATACTTCAGGCTGGATCTCAGTCCTTCATGGAGGTgaggaaaaactgtaaaatctgTTAAGTGTAACCAGTAAGAAGAAGAAACGCAGCTCGCCCTCCTCGTTAGTTATTCAGTTCCCGTATCGTGTCGTTTGTTAGTCGGACTGAGACTTTTTAACCCACAGTTCACAGtggaaacactgaaacatgctgctgtttgacaCACTGTTCACACTACAAAGACACTTCGAGTAGCTGTTAGCCAGCGTTCATAACTCATTAACACACTGACGTGATTCTGTCTGTAAGCTCGCAGTGGTTGAAATGACTTTTGTCGGTCGCTGTGTGACGACTCGGCGTATTGCATcataacctttaaaaaaagtaaagagtTATTATCCACGCACAGGTTTACTCCTGCCCTTACTGCACCAACTCTCCTATCTTCGGCTCACTCCTCAAGCTCACCAAGCACATAAAGGAGAACCACAAGAACATCCCGCTGGCCAACAACAAACGGCAAGCCAAAGTCGCAGACCTGAGCCCCGCCTCGTCGGACGTCGAGATCTCCTCCCCGAAACGCCACAGGCTCGGAGGGGACTCCACTCCATCCATGGGGAGCAACGGAGATTATCCCTGCAACCAGTGCGATCTGCGGTTTGCTAGTTTTGAGGGTTTCCAGGCCCACCTCAAGTCGCACCTGGAGATGTTGCTGAGGCGCCAGTCCTGCCCCCAGTGCAACAAGGAGGACTTTGAGTCACAGGAGGCGTTGCTCCAACACCTGACGGTACACTACACCACCACGTCCACCCAGTATGTGTGCGAGAGCTGCGATAAACAGTTCTCGTCGGTGGACGACCTGCAGAAACACCTGCTCGACATGCACACGTTTGTCTTGTACCACTGCACTCTCTGCCAGGAGGTCTTTGACTCCAAGGTGTCTATACAGGTAAACGACACGTGGCTCGTTGTTGAGTGTGACCTTTTGCAGACACGAATCCCGAAAGATGCAAAGTTTATCTGCTCAAGAGTTTGTTTCTCTGGCCTCACATCCAGGTGCATTTGGCAGTGAAGCACAGCAACGAGAAGAAGCTGTTTCGCTGCACAGCTTGTGCCTGGGACTTTAGGAAGGAGACGGATCTTCAGCTGCACGTTAAACATAACCATCTGGGCCAAAGGTCGGGCCTCCCGGGAGGTCTCGGTGCAGGTACTGTCCAGCTGTGCCGCGTTACGTTTAACAAATACACGATTACGATGTGAAAAGAATGTCTGATATTTCCCGTTCCTGTGCCACGGATTCATCTTCACGATAACTTGATCTTTGACTGACAGGACTCAAGCCCCGGAAGTGCATCTTCTGCGGGGAGAGCTTTGGAACAGAAGTGGAGCTCCAGTGTCACATCACCACGCACAGCAAGAAGTTCACGTGCCGCTTCTGCGGCAAAGCTTTCCACGCCATCTCACTGCTGGAGAGACACCTGAGAGAAAAGCACTGCGTCTTCGATGGCAGCAACATCACCGGCAATGGAGGCGGCACCGGGAGCAGCGGGAGCCAGAACGGGACGCCTAACGGTTTGGCGCAGACCTccaagcgaggaggaggaggaagtggcAACGGAGGAGCAGGAAGCGTGGAGAGAGCGACGGTTGCAGCTGCCGAGCAAGCCGACTTGCAGAACATGCTGCTGAAGAGCGCAGCGGTGGGAGGAGGGTCGAGCCAGGGGGGAGATGCAGCCAACAGCCACGAGGCGagcggaggagaggaggagctgGATAATTCAGAGCCCATGTACGCCTGCGATATCTGCGGCGCTGCCTACACCATGGAGTCCCTGCTGCAGAACCACCGACTGCGTGACCACAACATCCGGCCGGGAGAAGACGACGCCGGTAACGATGCTGTCGTACTCTGTCATCGTCAGGAAGCGAGTCCTCTGTGTTGTTATTGTATTTGTGATTATGCGTCTTAATTTTGTACAACAGGTTCTCGAAAGAAGAAGGCGGACTTCATCAAAGGAAACCACAAGTGCAACGTGTGCTCCCGAACCTTCTTCTCTGAGAACGGGCTTCGTGAGCACGCTCAGACGCACCGCGGCCCCGCCAAACACTACATGTGTCCCATCTGTGGCGAGCGCTTCCCCTCTCTGCTGACCCTCACCGAGCACAAGGTACTTCAGACTTGTGACAAGTACTTTCCACTGAACAGCAGGTGCAGCGGTGCAGACACGTTTCTGCGTGTGCGACGTTTTTGCCGTTTTCTCTTTCTGCGCCTAGATTTGCATCCTGACTCGTCTTTGGCTGCTTTGAATTTAGAGCTCGATACTCCTCAGAGAGGCGGTTTGTTACGCAGCCTTCGTCACTTATCAGTGATGCTGATGTTGAGCTTTTATCAGAATGACTTCTTCGTCTGAGGTGTTTTGATGTGTCACggtcagtgttgggcaagttactttgaaaaagtaattaattacagttactagttacttcttcaaaaaagggttacttacagctacttcttTGCAGCTGATATAAGAtaaactgaacacagcttcagttttcttgttagtaacggtaacggcgttgtaacgataggaatagtgATTAGTTAGgatactcgttactgaaaaaagcaaCGCCGTGTCTTGTAACTGGTCACGGTCGTGTTAATCGTCTGTGCTCCCTCTCTTCAGGTGACCCACAGTAAAAGCTTGGACACGGGAACCTGTCGAATCTGTAAGATGCCCttgcagagtgaagaggagTTCATAGAGCATTGCCAGATGCACCCCGACCTTCGCAACTCCCTCACCGGCTTCCGCTGCGTCGTCTGCATGCAGACGGTCACCTCCACGCTAGAGCTGAAAATCCACGGCACCTTCCACATGCAGAAGATCTCCTCGGGCGCGGCGCTGGGAGGAGCTGCGGTCGGAGGCGGGAATGGAGGACTAGCTGGAGGAAACGGCTCTGCCTCTTCGTCCCCTAAtgggcagctgcagcagcacaagCTGTATAAGTGCGCCTTCTGCCTCAAGGAGTTCAAGAACAAAGGCGAGCTGGTGAAGCTGGATGTCAACGGCCTGCCTTACGGCCTCTGTGCTGGGTGCATGAGCAGGTAGGCAGCAATGCTGTGAACAGGGCTGCAGCATGACTCAGCCCTCTGTGGGAAAGAATAATGACTAAAGTCAAGAATGAATGCCTCTCCTGTTTGGAAGCTTTGCCTGGCACAGGGTAACTCGGCACACGTTTATTGGGTGCATTTCTTATGAAAAGTATATGAATATTTGAAATATCTTTCAAAAACCTGCCCAGTTTATTCAGATTTTCTGCTCCAGCTGTCACAAACTGCACAGATACTTCCTAAAACTACCAAAGTTAGTGAAGAAATCCTTTTTGTTTAGCATCAGTTAGAATCACTGAAATCagctaaaacaaatcaaatgctCAAATCACATCAGGGGCACGAACGGCCAGAGTCCCAGCCAGGGAGGAGCCGTCACGCCCGGGGACGCGCAGGCGGAGAAGGCCGCGGCTGGGCTGAGGTGTCCAGAGTGCGGGGTGAAGTTTGAAAGCCTGGAGGACTTGGAGAACCACGTCCAGACGGATCATCCGGAGATCAGTCCTGAAACCAGCGCAGCAGGAAAGAAGGCCGAGGTTTCACCTGCTCCTAAGGTGAGAAACAGTGAGAGGGCACGTTTCCATAAAAATAACGGTGTCTGCAAAAGAGAAGGAGGCAGCTACGCACAGAAAGGTCAAATGTATAAAAGCTCTTGGTGTGATCCAGCAGAGTGATAGAGGCCAGTGTTTCCATTTCCAAGGTTGCAAACGACGCTCCTGAACTCTGTGTGTGCACGAGGTTGTGTATAAGTCTGCAGCTTCCACACGTACGTGGGTGTGTGTCAGCTGAGCCCACTGGGTCCTGCGGCTGGGGCGTGCTGAGGCATTGTGGGAGCTGTTCGCTCTACTTGATATTGACAGTCAGGCTCCCCGGGACCTgccgcgtgtctgtgtgtgactgagtgtgtgagagtgtgtgtgactgagtgtgtgagagtgtgtgtgactgagtgtgtgagagtgtgtgtactTGCAAGCGAGCACGTGTGTGTTGAGAGACAGTTCCCAGGGACCCTCTGTCTTACCTGCACCTTTGTTTCTGCTTAGTCTAACAGCACAAAGCAGACAAAgtaggatttgtgtgtgtgtgtgtgtgtgtgtgtgtgtgtgtgtgtgtgtagtcatCCTAGCAGGCTGAAGCAGCAGAGACACAGTGGAAGTGGGGcctttgtgtattttgtatgtgtttgtgcatgagtGATCACTCTGTGCTATGAATGGATAAGCAGAGCCTCTGGTTCCTCTCTCTGTagctccttctctctctcctttgtccttttttccttctctttcatcGCTTCTTCCCTTCATCTCGTTCGCGTTCACACCCtccttttttcatttgcttCTCTCACTTTCGATCCAGCTTTGGTGTTTGTGTAGCTGCATACCTTCTCTTCCTTTCCCAACCCTCCAAAGACTTGGACTTTCAGTGCAAGAATTTGTGAGGTTGAAATGTCTCATATGTGCAGGGATGACTGCAAGTGCGGAaaagtgcagttttatttttagccttttccacttttctctggTAGCTTTCACTGCACTAATAATTCTTTCATTCCTGtgcagtctgtctgtgtgtgtctgatgtGCTAACATGTAAGCCTGTTTCTCATTAGCTTTATTGCACTGACCAGTCTCCTGTGTTCCTTCTGTTATAGAAAAAGACCTACCAGTGTATTAAATGCCAAATGACGTtcgagacagaaagagagatcCAGATTCACGTTGCCAATCACATGATCGGTGAGTGAGGTGCTTTTCTTTTCCGTGTGCGTGACTTCAGAGTTTGGTGTGAACCCAGCCATTGTGAATGTGTGATGGCACTCTGGAAGCATGAAAGCACAAGCATGCACTCACATGAACACAGAGGTGAGACAGACGGTGAAACAAAGACCTTTTTGTCTGGTGGGCTGTGAGGAGCAGCCACGACTACAGATCAAACGTTGGAGAATCATCGTAATCTTACAGCTGACTCAAACGTAATACGAGTGTCTAAACCTTTATATGATGATGCAGGTCGCAGGTGATGCTTTTAGGTTTGGACAGGATGACACAAACGAACACGCTGCACAGTAAATCCATGTTTGTCTGCACGAGCGCGCTGCTGCAGCGCCGCTgagttttttcatttaattccaTTATCATCACAGGGGAGCAAAGGTCgacggtgtgtgtgtttaagaccTGACTCTTTTGTGAGATTCCCGTTTTCTCCCCTTTCTGCTAATTTGCTGCCTTAGCATCTCTGTCGTCATGGAGATTAACGAGGTGGACCTGTGGGTTGATCTGCAGCCCCTCGCCagacctgagtgtgtgtgtgtggcgtctGGAGAAGAGAGGCTCCAAACATCAGCACAGCTGGAATAACTTTTACTTCACTCCCTAGTGTGTGGCCCCGCCCCCACTTGCTATCAAACACCTGCCACAGCTGCAGCGTccgtgttttctttcttttttttggcctgtcccgtttggctcttttgcatcagaattgttgtctaaaggcaaagaaagatgcccaacggatttactttaccaaactgaccatcccagccttgccgtaatggtccatttgattcaccttttattgtttattttattttcacttactgaatacgggacagacttgactgggggaaagaaggggagaaagaaagaggggaagagaaacagctgagaagagggacgggggagaagggcaaaagacaaaaaccaacagaacgggcagaaaaaaaaatgcatatatcaatcacctggatcacctgctgagaaagaaaaaagaaagcaagcagaagagaacaagagtaatagaataaacaacatcacaatgatatatgggaatatgacagtaaatactaaatgttaaacattattgtgcagcacataagatcaacagcacacagtgtgctttgaggtaggagccaaaaagggtgtagtttgtgggtgtgatcacccgtgtgtacacctgtgagcatggacgcgcttgtttttaaaggttccttcatgtaatgatctgctagagggtgtgggggggccacagccccgtcctccagggcatgaagcaggtatggaggaagCGTCCGTGTCTTCTACCTGCCGTCCGTCTTCTTCGCTCTTCACCACATGACCGTTATCCtggccctcctcctcctcccccgtGTTCCTCTCTCGTTCCCCCCTCACCTCCTCACCTTTGTCCTTCACCCAGTGCTCGCCACTTTCCTCCGCCTTGATCTTCCACTCAGTCTGACGTCTAACTCGTCGTTCTCTCTGCAGCGTAGGCACGCACACATCCCTGCACAGTGGTGGCAGTTTTGGGTTAATTAACGTGCTAATTGTGTGAAAACCTAGCGCAGATTAATTATGAAATTGAGGCAGATTATTTTTAAGAGCTTGCCCAGTTCCTCTTACATTTCCCGCAGCCCTTTCCTCCCCCACTCTTCAACGAAGATCTTATTTAGTCTGAAAGCGCcgatgaaaagaaaatgagcagATGCTCCGTTTCACGCATCGTCTTCCTCGTCTCCACCGCAGATCGTTTCCTTCTCTCGGTCGCCGCGGCACTAACGAGTTTACAGTAATAAATGAAACGGAGATGAATGCAGGTGGTGAGTGGCCAGAGCTGCTCGGCTGTAACGTGTTGATGTAAAAGGATTGTTCCCCCTGTTAAAGTGTCTACATTTTCCTTCATCACACAGGTTCGTGTCactttgtttcctgttgtcCCCGCTCAGTGTGTCACAGGTGGGACGTTTCGAGTTTAAGTTGTGCTGTTTGAATGTTGTGAGTTTATGGCCTGACGCTCTGATTCTGACGGCTACGCTCGTGCACGTGCTCAGCCTGTGGACGTGCACGATTAGGGGGCAGCAGCGACTGACTGTGTCACTTGGTGAGTGTTAGCGCCTGTTCAACGGTCGTATCAGGCGCCCTCGATAATCAGCTCTCACATTCAGGAACTCCGACACTTGTAAGTGCGCTCGCCTCAGATTGTCACGCAGCTCGGCCGCCTCAGTCTGCTGCACGTCTGCgtgtcacagaaacacaagTCCAACAATGTAACGTCCGAGTGAAACTGTGATTCAGTGTTTTTACGTTGACAGTTCTGACTGCTTGAAGGGAGGAGGCCAGCTCCTACCGGCTAACTCAGTCCAGTAATGTGATTGTCACATCGCTCCGTGGGTAATACACGGTGCACCCCACGGTCCTGTTAATTACGCTGtcaggaagagaaagagacacagcacacaggcagacagaggGTCAACGTGGGAAGTCTAGAGAGGAATCCCTGCAGCTCCGAGGAAAATATTTACAAGCAGGAACGCGCCGCTCGTGTTTGGGCCCAAAAACAGCTCAGGTGACATATTTACCCCTCACTTTACTGAAAAACAACACTGGTGCTTaaggtagggctgctcaattaatcgaattttaatctcgatcacgatctgggctttcaacgatcattaaaaatgactgagccgattattagcccctccctcgtactttactctcgcgctgctccgtgtggcaaatcgagcgcacctctctgcgtttcgaacacgtgtcacaacaattaagaggacccgagggaagctcggaaagctgagcagaagttatttggagaggagagtgactgctgttggttgaaaagagggaaaaaacttcagtggtgtggaaacattatgggttcagtcagacgtggatcaagtagacacagtgtgtaaactttgctacagtgtagctgcaccacagagcaacactgcaaagctcactaaacacagatgtttacatttttcatttatttcttatactgcaaacatttgcactgttatcagtatttgtcaaaaaataatataaaatagtgcaatctttaaagtcattattcaacacattgttattgttaaataaatatcatcaaataatcgagatgatgacgtccagatgaacagaatcagtttattttgttgctaCAAAatcttttcttcatttcattaaaaacactttttcacattaAGACGTTTTTAGACAGATTCAGGAAACATGTCGGTGTTCATCTCGTCGTGCCCATCAGGTCAGACTGGTCAGCGTGCTGCTGTTCAGAGAAAGATTATTGATTATATTAGAACAGATCTATATCGGGTTATGTTCTCTGGTTTTTACAAAGAGCTTTCAAAGACGAGTTTTTTGATGTCGACTCGACGGCGGGTTGTTTCTAAATGACTGGTTTAAAGGCGGGTCTTCATAAAGACATCACCGGATTATTCACGTACATTAGTAATGATGCTAAACCTGAGATCACTGCCACATGCCGGCCTGTCTGCAACACTTAATATTACAGCTCTCAGCCCAAACGTTCAGCTTCACTGTGATGGTGCAGTCACGCCCTGTGTGTGTTCGCGCCAGCCTCGGCTCTTGCACTGCACAACGTTAATTAAAACACCATGTGGTCAGTGCCCTGCTCTGGAGGCAGAGCGGGAGGGAGGAGGAAACAGAGGCGCTCTAGGAGGGAAGGAGAGATCATTCAAGAAGGATGCAGGGGGctaaaagaaatgaacagtttaATTTCCTTCCATCCTGGTTTTACTGAATCCGTGCGGACTCTTACGAGGTGTCCTCGTGCAGCAGCACGATGGTTTCTGCCGCACGATGATGTTATTATTTACTGATACGACTCATCTGAAAACCAAGAGGAAATTGTGAGCAGATATCTAGTTTACAGCGAGGAAACGTGACAGGGATCGCCCCTGTGGCTGCTCGCATGAGCATTACAGCAACGCTGCATTAACCTGCGAGGCCGGCTGTAAGGCTGGACCAGTGAAAGTGCTTTATGCAGCTACTCAACACAGAATAATAGTGTGGTGGAGTGGAAATGCCCACACTTCACACTGTTTaaagacacacatggacacattcacaca
This Astatotilapia calliptera chromosome 7, fAstCal1.2, whole genome shotgun sequence DNA region includes the following protein-coding sequences:
- the znf423 gene encoding zinc finger protein 423 isoform X1; translated protein: MSRRKQAKPRSVKAVEEGESSECGGTWDGSTVQTDVAASERVADPKEGTGAEDGEPDEDRDDRDHDDDLDDESIFTCDNCQQDFDCLAELTEHRTNHCPADGDDDPAGLSWVPSSPSSKDVASPSQIPDGCCDLGMATGGEEEGGAGLPYPCQFCDKSFSRLSYLKRHEQIHSDKLPFKCTFCSRLFKHKRSRDRHVKLHTGDKKYSCQECEAAFSRSDHLKIHLKTHSSSKPFKCSVCKRGFSSTSSLQSHMQAHRKNREHLALRSERDGGKKGAGGDGDLEQDLYMCDYCEETFSQTDELEKHVLTRHPQLSDRADLQCIHCPEIFLDEASLLTHIETQHANRKHKCPVCSEQFPSVEDVYCHLDSHRQPDSSNHSAASPDPALGSVASMSSATPDSSASLERGSTPDSTLKHGQGSERSRRRGGDTGEDVGINLGHQGGGGGGSWGKVTYSCPYCSKRDFHSLAVLEIHLKTIHADKPQQSHTCQLCLETLPTLYNLNEHVRKAHRASGGTVGAAAAAFPLLQFTNVTAFHCNYCPDMFGDINSLQEHIRVSHCLPGGIMAGSTTLEGNHAFFCNQCSMGFLTESSLTEHIQQTHCTSATGGGSASGGAVAKLESPILQAGSQSFMEVYSCPYCTNSPIFGSLLKLTKHIKENHKNIPLANNKRQAKVADLSPASSDVEISSPKRHRLGGDSTPSMGSNGDYPCNQCDLRFASFEGFQAHLKSHLEMLLRRQSCPQCNKEDFESQEALLQHLTVHYTTTSTQYVCESCDKQFSSVDDLQKHLLDMHTFVLYHCTLCQEVFDSKVSIQVHLAVKHSNEKKLFRCTACAWDFRKETDLQLHVKHNHLGQRSGLPGGLGAGLKPRKCIFCGESFGTEVELQCHITTHSKKFTCRFCGKAFHAISLLERHLREKHCVFDGSNITGNGGGTGSSGSQNGTPNGLAQTSKRGGGGSGNGGAGSVERATVAAAEQADLQNMLLKSAAVGGGSSQGGDAANSHEASGGEEELDNSEPMYACDICGAAYTMESLLQNHRLRDHNIRPGEDDAGSRKKKADFIKGNHKCNVCSRTFFSENGLREHAQTHRGPAKHYMCPICGERFPSLLTLTEHKVTHSKSLDTGTCRICKMPLQSEEEFIEHCQMHPDLRNSLTGFRCVVCMQTVTSTLELKIHGTFHMQKISSGAALGGAAVGGGNGGLAGGNGSASSSPNGQLQQHKLYKCAFCLKEFKNKGELVKLDVNGLPYGLCAGCMSRGTNGQSPSQGGAVTPGDAQAEKAAAGLRCPECGVKFESLEDLENHVQTDHPEISPETSAAGKKAEVSPAPKKKTYQCIKCQMTFETEREIQIHVANHMIEEPACRQEEGINHECKLCNQMFDSPAKLLCHLIEHSFEGMGGTFKCPVCFTVFVQANKLQQHIFAVHGQEDKIYDCSQCPQKFFFQTELQNHTLSQHAQ
- the znf423 gene encoding zinc finger protein 423 isoform X2, giving the protein MSRRKQAKPRSVKAVEEGESSECGGTWDGSTVQTDVAASERVADPKEGTGAEDGEPDEDRDDRDHDDDLDDESIFTCDNCQQDFDCLAELTEHRTNHCPADGDDDPAGLSWVPSSPSSKDVASPSQIPDGCCDLGMATGGEEEGGAGLPYPCQFCDKSFSRLSYLKRHEQIHSDKLPFKCTFCSRLFKHKRSRDRHVKLHTGDKKYSCQECEAAFSRSDHLKIHLKTHSSSKPFKCSVCKRGFSSTSSLQSHMQAHRKNREHLALRSERDGGKKGAGGDGDLEQDLYMCDYCEETFSQTDELEKHVLTRHPQLSDRADLQCIHCPEIFLDEASLLTHIETQHANRKHKCPVCSEQFPSVEDVYCHLDSHRQPDSSNHSAASPDPALGSVASMSSATPDSSASLERGSTPDSTLKHGQGSERSRRRGGDTGEDVGINLGHQGGGGGGSWGKVTYSCPYCSKRDFHSLAVLEIHLKTIHADKPQQSHTCQLCLETLPTLYNLNEHVRKAHRASGGTVGAAAAAFPLLQFTNVTAFHCNYCPDMFGDINSLQEHIRVSHCLPGGIMAGSTTLEGNHAFFCNQCSMGFLTESSLTEHIQQTHCTSATGGGSASGGAVAKLESPILQAGSQSFMEVYSCPYCTNSPIFGSLLKLTKHIKENHKNIPLANNKRQAKVADLSPASSDVEISSPKRHRLGGDSTPSMGSNGDYPCNQCDLRFASFEGFQAHLKSHLEMLLRRQSCPQCNKEDFESQEALLQHLTVHYTTTSTQYVCESCDKQFSSVDDLQKHLLDMHTFVLYHCTLCQEVFDSKVSIQVHLAVKHSNEKKLFRCTACAWDFRKETDLQLHVKHNHLGQRSGLPGGLGAGLKPRKCIFCGESFGTEVELQCHITTHSKKFTCRFCGKAFHAISLLERHLREKHCVFDGSNITGNGGGTGSSGSQNGTPNGLAQTSKRGGGGSGNGGAGSVERATVAAAEQADLQNMLLKSAAVGGGSSQGGDAANSHEASGGEEELDNSEPMYACDICGAAYTMESLLQNHRLRDHNIRPGEDDAGSRKKKADFIKGNHKCNVCSRTFFSENGLREHAQTHRGPAKHYMCPICGERFPSLLTLTEHKVTHSKSLDTGTCRICKMPLQSEEEFIEHCQMHPDLRNSLTGFRCVVCMQTVTSTLELKIHGTFHMQKISSGAALGGAAVGGGNGGLAGGNGSASSSPNGQLQQHKLYKCAFCLKEFKNKGELVKLDVNGLPYGLCAGCMSRGTNGQSPSQGGAVTPGDAQAEKAAAGLRCPECGVKFESLEDLENHVQTDHPEISPETSAAGKKAEVSPAPKKKTYQCIKCQMTFETEREIQIHVANHMIAHCHHQPHSTPADTMNESIELKGNNQIMMYLH
- the znf423 gene encoding zinc finger protein 423 isoform X3, which produces MSRRKQAKPRSVKAVEEGESSECGGTWDGSTVQTDVAASERVADPKEGTGAEDGEPDEDRDDRDHDDDLDDESIFTCDNCQQDFDCLAELTEHRTNHCPADGDDDPAGLSWVPSSPSSKDVASPSQIPDGCCDLGMATGGEEEGGAGLPYPCQFCDKSFSRLSYLKRHEQIHSDKLPFKCTFCSRLFKHKRSRDRHVKLHTGDKKYSCQECEAAFSRSDHLKIHLKTHSSSKPFKCSVCKRGFSSTSSLQSHMQAHRKNREHLALRSERDGGKKGAGGDGDLEQDLYMCDYCEETFSQTDELEKHVLTRHPQLSDRADLQCIHCPEIFLDEASLLTHIETQHANRKHKCPVCSEQFPSVEDVYCHLDSHRQPDSSNHSAASPDPALGSVASMSSATPDSSASLERGSTPDSTLKHGQGSERSRRRGGDTGEDVGINLGHQGGGGGGSWGKVTYSCPYCSKRDFHSLAVLEIHLKTIHADKPQQSHTCQLCLETLPTLYNLNEHVRKAHRASGGTVGAAAAAFPLLQFTNVTAFHCNYCPDMFGDINSLQEHIRVSHCLPGGIMAGSTTLEGNHAFFCNQCSMGFLTESSLTEHIQQTHCTSATGGGSASGGAVAKLESPILQAGSQSFMEVYSCPYCTNSPIFGSLLKLTKHIKENHKNIPLANNKRQAKVADLSPASSDVEISSPKRHRLGGDSTPSMGSNGDYPCNQCDLRFASFEGFQAHLKSHLEMLLRRQSCPQCNKEDFESQEALLQHLTVHYTTTSTQYVCESCDKQFSSVDDLQKHLLDMHTFVLYHCTLCQEVFDSKVSIQVHLAVKHSNEKKLFRCTACAWDFRKETDLQLHVKHNHLGQRSGLPGGLGAGLKPRKCIFCGESFGTEVELQCHITTHSKKFTCRFCGKAFHAISLLERHLREKHCVFDGSNITGNGGGTGSSGSQNGTPNGLAQTSKRGGGGSGNGGAGSVERATVAAAEQADLQNMLLKSAAVGGGSSQGGDAANSHEASGGEEELDNSEPMYACDICGAAYTMESLLQNHRLRDHNIRPGEDDAGSRKKKADFIKGNHKCNVCSRTFFSENGLREHAQTHRGPAKHYMCPICGERFPSLLTLTEHKVTHSKSLDTGTCRICKMPLQSEEEFIEHCQMHPDLRNSLTGFRCVVCMQTVTSTLELKIHGTFHMQKISSGAALGGAAVGGGNGGLAGGNGSASSSPNGQLQQHKLYKCAFCLKEFKNKGELVKLDVNGLPYGLCAGCMSRGTNGQSPSQGGAVTPGDAQAEKAAAGLRCPECGVKFESLEDLENHVQTDHPEISPETSAAGKKAEVSPAPKKKTYQCIKCQMTFETEREIQIHVANHMIGES